In the genome of Candidatus Saccharimonadales bacterium, one region contains:
- a CDS encoding molybdopterin-dependent oxidoreductase — protein MDGDSMPLVIVITHGINAFCILLLIRSGLHILADHPMLYWTDHTRRDNYWLKFGKKNMPTDKLWTAHDEAEVSSHVLTLPGGGHHEFGSARNWHFATATIWLITGAVYWGYMFIIGAWRRLIPTHWSIVPAAYHDFIGYITLHKPPISAFQPYDPLQQLTYAGVAFLLPTLMIVTALAMSPAFMNRFPRYMLLFGGRRQVARSLHFIGMLLFSIFVVIHILMVSLVYFSRNVRLITFGNTNASLSSALTIFIAAILLILIFNIFATYFTLRHRVGVRKVLVSIFQPVVHGVFGRLVPHKTYKRQDISPFFRVNGYPPETEEFYKLRDSGYKDWRLKVGGMVEHELSLSLDELKAMPRKEQITKHICIQGWSAIGEWGGVQMREIIARCKPDKRAKYVVFHAYDVDVNGKPFYEALRVTDMKDPLTILAYEMNWEPLSLEHGAPLRLRCERKLGYKMVKYIKTIEFVEDFKHIGEGRGGYREDNVLFDWEASI, from the coding sequence ATGGACGGTGACAGTATGCCACTGGTAATCGTTATTACCCACGGTATAAACGCGTTTTGTATCTTACTGCTTATCCGAAGTGGTTTACACATCCTGGCCGACCATCCAATGCTGTACTGGACCGACCACACCAGACGGGATAACTACTGGCTTAAGTTCGGCAAGAAGAATATGCCGACCGACAAGCTCTGGACGGCCCATGACGAAGCGGAGGTCTCCAGTCACGTCTTGACGCTACCGGGCGGTGGCCACCACGAATTCGGCTCGGCGAGGAATTGGCATTTCGCCACAGCTACGATCTGGCTCATTACCGGAGCCGTTTATTGGGGATACATGTTTATCATCGGCGCCTGGCGACGTCTCATCCCGACACACTGGAGCATCGTTCCGGCAGCATATCATGACTTCATCGGTTATATTACGCTTCATAAGCCGCCGATTAGTGCTTTCCAACCATATGATCCGTTGCAGCAACTTACGTATGCGGGCGTCGCATTCTTGCTACCAACATTAATGATCGTGACCGCCCTAGCAATGAGCCCGGCATTTATGAACCGTTTTCCGCGTTACATGCTGCTCTTCGGCGGCAGACGCCAAGTAGCGCGCAGCCTGCACTTCATTGGCATGCTGTTGTTCAGCATTTTCGTCGTCATCCACATATTAATGGTGTCGCTGGTCTACTTCTCGCGGAATGTCCGCCTCATAACCTTCGGCAACACAAACGCCAGCTTAAGCTCCGCACTGACCATCTTTATCGCTGCAATATTGCTTATTCTGATCTTCAACATTTTCGCCACCTATTTCACGCTGCGCCATCGGGTTGGTGTACGTAAGGTCCTAGTAAGTATTTTCCAACCAGTCGTGCATGGTGTCTTCGGCAGGCTCGTGCCACACAAGACGTATAAAAGGCAAGACATTTCACCATTTTTCCGCGTAAACGGCTATCCGCCCGAGACTGAGGAGTTCTACAAACTCCGCGATAGTGGCTATAAAGACTGGCGGCTCAAAGTCGGCGGTATGGTAGAGCACGAATTATCTCTGAGCCTGGACGAACTAAAAGCAATGCCGAGAAAAGAGCAAATCACCAAACACATCTGCATACAAGGCTGGAGTGCTATAGGCGAATGGGGCGGCGTGCAAATGAGAGAAATCATCGCACGATGCAAACCGGACAAAAGAGCTAAATACGTAGTCTTCCACGCCTACGATGTCGATGTCAACGGCAAGCCGTTTTACGAAGCGCTCCGTGTGACTGACATGAAAGATCCACTGACTATTTTAGCCTACGAGATGAACTGGGAACCTCTGAGTCTGGAGCATGGTGCGCCGCTACGACTGCGTTGTGAGCGTAAGCTCGGCTATAAGATGGTCAAGTACATCAAGACTATTGAGTTCGTGGAAGACTTCAAACACATAGGTGAGGGACGTGGTGGCTACCGTGAAGATAACGTGTTGTTCGACTGGGAAGCCTCAATATAA
- a CDS encoding phosphoglycerate mutase family protein has product MGEILQHLVLVRHGESEGDVRRSAWRRGNMVPATKKPEQEEITARGAEQSHQAGLWIQKHIVQACGLGAFDGCYVSSALRSEQSAVALDLSIAMWQGDNCLDERNRGKIRGWLSMQHEQAYPDSFRQMKVDPLHWVPPGGESLVPDVVSRVKQFIDNIEGAEAVLAVTHRDWMWAAQLVLENLSEDDLLAVNTDEIHNAQVVEYTSINPATGEQAPVLLWKRSVDPTATSDSGAWQILPRVAELNSLAA; this is encoded by the coding sequence ATGGGTGAAATCTTGCAACACTTAGTACTGGTGCGGCATGGCGAAAGCGAAGGTGATGTTCGCCGATCGGCTTGGAGGCGTGGCAATATGGTTCCGGCTACGAAGAAGCCCGAGCAAGAAGAAATAACTGCCCGGGGGGCCGAACAAAGCCATCAAGCAGGCTTATGGATCCAAAAACATATCGTTCAAGCATGTGGGCTGGGAGCTTTTGACGGCTGCTATGTATCGTCTGCGCTCCGGAGTGAGCAATCTGCCGTTGCTCTAGATCTGTCCATAGCAATGTGGCAAGGAGACAATTGTCTAGATGAACGTAACCGTGGCAAAATTCGTGGCTGGCTTTCAATGCAACACGAGCAGGCGTACCCTGACAGCTTCAGGCAAATGAAGGTTGATCCTCTGCACTGGGTGCCACCGGGCGGGGAGTCATTGGTTCCGGATGTTGTCAGTCGGGTCAAACAATTTATAGACAATATCGAGGGTGCAGAAGCCGTTTTAGCGGTTACTCACCGTGATTGGATGTGGGCAGCGCAACTGGTTTTGGAGAATTTATCCGAAGATGATTTGTTAGCAGTAAATACTGATGAGATTCATAACGCCCAAGTTGTCGAGTACACCTCTATCAATCCCGCAACCGGCGAGCAGGCTCCAGTTCTGTTGTGGAAGCGGTCTGTCGATCCGACAGCCACGAGTGACTCGGGTGCATGGCAAATTTTACCGCGCGTCGCCGAGCTTAATTCTCTTGCGGCATAA